TCTAACTACCAGGCCATATTTTTCGACCTCGACGGCACCGCCATCCCCAACCGGCGCGACGGCATGCCCTCAGAGCGGCTCGTGCGCACCGTCGCCGCTCACCGCGACCGCATCCACCTCGTAGCCGCCACGGGCCGGCCACTGCGCTACGCTATGCCCGTAATCGAGGCACTGGGACTCACCGCCCCCTGCATCATCTCCGGCGGCACCATTATCATTGATCCCGCCGACCACAAGGTCTTAAAAATCACCACCTTGCCCCAAGCCGCAGTGCACGCCATTTTCAGCATCGTCAAAGACCACCCCTACTCACTATTTCTGCGGGAAGAACGCATAGCTTCGGACGCCCCCGCAATCCACCCCACCCTAGCCGAGGACCTCGAAATTATCTATGTCGGCCAGGTCCCAGCCGCAGACGTCGAGCATCTCAAAAGCACCATCGAAACCATCCCCAACCTCAGCGCCAATGTAGTACCCGACTGGAGCGGCGACGGCAGTTTCGCCTTCAACATCACCCACAGCGACGCCACCAAAGAGCACGCCGTCACCGATGTGCTCACGCGGCTCGGCGTGCCCCGCGCAGCCAGCATCGGCATCGGCGATGGCGACAACGACCTGCATCTCTTCCGCTCCGTCGGCCTCAAAATCGCCATGGGCAACGCCGGCCCCACCCTCAAAGCCGCAGCCGTCCTCATTGCGCCTCCCCTCGATGAGGACGGCCTCGCCCAGATGATCGAGCGTTACGCCTAAGATCGAAGCCGCATATCGAGCACTTCACCCTCCCCACCAAACAAGAACTCAGCCTCAATATACTTACCCACCAACACCTCCGGCAACCAATACCGATCATCAGCCCACATCTCGTCATATGGGAGTTCCCGCTCATCAAACCACCGTGGCGCCATTTCCTCGGTCTCCATCGGCTCACCTACCCACACCTCACATACATACACCCGGCACAAAATATTCTGCATCTCAAAACCCGGATCACGCTCAAAATAAAACCTCAGCATCCCGGCCTCCGTAAGCGCGCCTACCTCGACGCCAATC
This portion of the Candidatus Saccharimonadia bacterium genome encodes:
- a CDS encoding HAD-IIB family hydrolase — translated: MSNYQAIFFDLDGTAIPNRRDGMPSERLVRTVAAHRDRIHLVAATGRPLRYAMPVIEALGLTAPCIISGGTIIIDPADHKVLKITTLPQAAVHAIFSIVKDHPYSLFLREERIASDAPAIHPTLAEDLEIIYVGQVPAADVEHLKSTIETIPNLSANVVPDWSGDGSFAFNITHSDATKEHAVTDVLTRLGVPRAASIGIGDGDNDLHLFRSVGLKIAMGNAGPTLKAAAVLIAPPLDEDGLAQMIERYA
- a CDS encoding 8-oxo-dGTP diphosphatase, which translates into the protein MTLAEYEAAHDGTFKQVTLVFLRRPGELLLAMKKRGFGAGHWNGVGGKLEAGETYEAAARREVTEEIGVEVGALTEAGMLRFYFERDPGFEMQNILCRVYVCEVWVGEPMETEEMAPRWFDERELPYDEMWADDRYWLPEVLVGKYIEAEFLFGGEGEVLDMRLRS